DNA from Felis catus isolate Fca126 chromosome B3, F.catus_Fca126_mat1.0, whole genome shotgun sequence:
AGGCCTCCGGGGGAGGCGAGGGTTTGGCGTGAGGCTGTCCAGGTGGAGGTCGTCAGGTTTGGCGTGAGGCTGTCCAGGTGCAGGTCACCAGGTGCCCATCTGCTCCAGGCTCATCCTCCTCCCTTGCGCAATAGGCTCCTCGCGGCCTCTCGCGGACCTCAGGCTCGTCGGGAAGCGTCGTCCTCCAGCTCCGAGGCCGGAGAAGGACAGATCCACCTGACCGACAGCTGCGTCCAGGTAGGAGGTCGGACTCGGGGCGGCGGCGCCAGGGTGTCAGGAGTGCGGGGACTTGCCCTTGGCTCACCCTTGTTCCTCCCCTTGCCTGGCATTCTTGATCCCCCTTCCTGCATTTCAGAGGCTTCTGGAAATCACCGAAGGGTCAGAATTCCTCaggctggaggtggagggaggcggATGCTCCGGATTCCAATACAAATTTTCACTGGATACAGTTATCAATCCCGACGACAGgcaaggaggaaggggtgggtcCTCAGAGAATGTGCGGGAGGGATAAAAGTGCACATTTAGTTCAAATTTGAAAGGGTTGCTGAGAATGCCTAACACCACCCTTCTCACACAGTGGGAATACAGTGAGGATTTGTGTCATGCTTCAAAATAACTATGCTATAGGAAGAAAATTGGCCTGCCGACGTCCCTAGTGTTACTGGTAAGAGAGCCAGCCTGGACTGGATTCCAGCCCTAAATCCTTAACCATTTACCAGTATTCATTCCATGGGCTCTTTTTGCCTCGGAGGAAAGCAGCACTTGTTAGAGGTAACAAGGAATGCTTCctctgtatttctaaaaaaaaaaaaaaaaaaaaaattttaatgtctctttatttttgagagaaagaacatgagcaggggaggggcagagagagagagggagacatagaatctgaagcaggctccaggcgccgagctatcagcacagagcccaccaccgggcttgaactcacgaaccctgagatcatgacctgagccgaagtcggaggcttaatcaactgagccacccaggtgtcccatctgTATTTCTAAAACAGAATGTGTACCTCTGGGCTCAGAGGGTGTAATGTTTTTGGTGTTTATGATAGTCGTTAATGTCTTCCTCCTGTCTTTTCAGGGTATTTGAACAGGGTGGGGCAAGAGTGGTGGTTGACTCTGATAGCTTGGCCTTCGTGAAAGGGGCCCAGGTGGACTTCAGCCAAGAACTGATCCGCAGCTCATTTCAAGTATTGAACAATCCTCAAGCGCAGCAAGGCTGCTCCTGTGGCTCATCCTTCTCTGTCAAACTTTGATGCGACGGCAGGTGACCCAGAGATTGCTTCCACTTGCACCAATTTGAGGAGCCTGGCAGTAGTAGAATTCTAGAGGTTTCCTTCCAATCATCGTTCtctcaattgttttttttcccttcagtctAGGAGTGTTGTGTTTGCCACTGTTATTTTCAGAACGTGAAGCTTTTACTCTTGATTTAATCTTACTCACACAGTTCTGAGGCCAAGCGTCTAGATGCGATGATCTAAGCTCTGCTAACTTGTTGAAACCCACCCTGTGTAATCTGTAGAGCCTTCAAAGTTCCAGAGTTTCGAGTTACTTCTCTGGCCTTCAGAGCTGCTTGTACATATGCGTATAGCTATGTATAAAAGCTTTATTTTGAAGGAAGTCCTTATTGTGTTCTGGATCAGGGTCACAGATCGGGGACCTTGACTCTGGTTACCAGGCTAGAGAGGATGAGAAAGGCAGTGTTCTCTTTTTTCATCTCACCCTTCCTGAATGTGTTACTAGACATccgtctcttttcttttcttttcttttcttttcttttcttttcttttcttttcttttcttttcttttccttttctcttttttttttttttttggcgtcCTTATTTTCTATGCAGCTCATTCTCCACTTTCCGTTTGTTAGGGtaaatccttttctctttcttactccTCATTCTGCTAAATTTACAAAACCAGTAGCTCACCCAGAAAACTTGGATCGAACCCCCGCTGATAACCTGAATCATTTGGAAAGTAGGCCCCATACTCCATACTCACAGAGACATTTCAAGATTCTGTGATCATTCAGTGACTGATATGTTGCTTCACTTACCTTATTGTGTAAAATGTCTTTTGTCGCGTGCATAGCAGGACGTGGTTTTTGTGTTGGTATGGATGTGGATAGTTAGGGATTACCAGATAAAATGtaagatgcccagttaaatttgaatttcaaataacacgtaatttttagtataagtgtGCCCCAAATATTTCGTGaaacatatttatactaaaaattatgtgtggtttatttgaaattcaaatttaactgggcactgtgtttttttttttttaagtttatttattttgagagagagagcgagtgggggaaggggaggggcagagagagagaggaagagagaatttcaaggaggctccacacacattgcggagcccagtgtggggctcgaactcacaaactgtgagatcatgacctaagccaaaaccaagagttggatgcttaatcgactgagccacccaggcatcaggGACATTGTGTATTTCTGTTTGTTAAACCTGGCAGCTTTATTTTAGGGTCactgaaagaaaaacttttttttttttttttaagttttatttatttattttgagagagagagtgtgagttggggaggggagagagggggagagagagaatcccaagcaggctctgtgctgacagctgcatctcatgaaccatgagatcatgacctgagctgaaatcaagagtctggtgcttaacggaacgaatgagccacccaggcgccccaaggaaaggTTTTTAAGCCAAAATTCCGatgaattttaaagtatttctttggGTATGGCACTTAATTAGTCTACAGATCTAGAAATAGTTGTGGCATGTGTGTGACAGGGCTGGGGGAGCTGGAACTGTATGGACAacgaaaaaaagaaataccactaCCATAACAAATGATTTATTAATGCTCGTGTCGGGGAAAACCACAACCAAATTGATGATGGAAGAATTGCTGGTTAAACCCTTGTTTTCCTCAAGAGCCTTAAAGTTTGTTACGGCAAAACTTGCATTTCTGGACTGGATTGGAATTAAGGTCATTCATTAAAAGAATTTACCATTAAAAAGGGAAATGCAGAGTTTAGAGAAAAGTATCTGGGACAGAAGCTTAGGTACTTACATTTTCAATGTGGGAAAACCTAGAATTTGGAGAAAGCAAGCCTATTGTGAGtacaaagaggaaacaaagggAGGCTCAGATACCTGAGCTTTCTTGGCAGTTTTCcatggaaggaggcagagagcagcATACCataggggcatctgtgtggctttACTTAGATACCTAAAGATGCATCAGTACCTGGGCCTGATAAGATCTTCAGCTCAGACTAAGTTTTTTCATCCTCGTTAAAAAGAGATTTTGCTACATTTTATGTATTAGAACCTGTTTAAAGAGtgcactttatttttgtttattttttgaaggaagccctgtacccaacatgggccttgaactcatgaccctgagatcaagagttgcatgttacactgactgagccagccaggtgctccatgaTTTGGTGATTTTAAAACTCATGCCGAGCACATCCAAGGTAGCTTTAGCTgctaaataaatcattaaattgCAGTAGTCAGACAGGAACCGAATTTTTGAATGCCTTTATGGAAGTACTTGCTGTTAATGGGAGATTTGgacttctgtgttttagaaaggGTGGGTTTGGGAGAAATCACCTCACTTTATTACACTGAGAAAGCCTCAGGGGAAAATCTGAAGTGATAACAAGAAGCCTCCATTGGAGTAGGATGAcgtagaaattttaaaagcacgGGGCATAGAGAAATGATAGCATCAAGGGGACGGTGGGCAGTTGGCTTGGAACAAATAGTTAAGTATAGTAAAATGGGTTTAGGGTCTTTTGCAGGCCCTTTTTGACCAGATGCCCTCTTTCTGGCAAGCAGTAAAGACCAGCAGGTGTTTTCACAAATTTTGCTCACTGTGCAAATTCATTTACGAAAACTTGACACTCCTCTAGTATCCattgggagactttttttttttttttttttttttgcttccccaTTACTTTCAAGGGGAAAGGCCCTATTTGTTGCAGAATTGGTTTTATTTATGCAAAGTTAGAGAGTATCTGGGGCGGCATGTCCCCCCTTTGCTTTAGCAAGAACCAAAGACAAGGGAGCCCTGCGTCTGCTTCATGTTGTGAATCTGCTCTACTGTGTTCGCTCAAAAGAGGGGGGTCTCTGGGTCAACATCCAGATCTTACCTTGTGGAGTCATACGCTTCAGTTCCGTGACTGATAGTGACTGGTGGTATGTACACTGTAGGTGTCCCACCCACCCTTCGTTTGTGTGGGAATGTTGACTGATTACAAGGGATTAGGAGAAAACAGGTTTAGAAGTAAAGGGGTTAGAAGTAGGTGTCTAAGAACTTTCTAACTTCTCTTCTTAAGAATTGAAACCCGTTCTTTCGGTCTTCTGTTACAAAGCCTCAAACGGAGGGCTGACATGTGGTAGGAGCATCCTGTATTGAGAAGTGGGCGGCACCGATCATCTGGCATAGCCCTCCCGTCAGTGCTGGCCAGGAGTGGGTCTCGTGCCGCTGGTAGTGGACGGGACCTGACACTGTCCAGTGCAACATTAATTACGGTTTTGCATGTGTGTCTCAAAGGCAGGAAACTCCTCTACTTTCTGGGTATCTAGCATTGGTGTTTATGGTTGCTCTTTCAGAATccctgttttccatttctccacagaaaTGCTGCAGGGCTGTTTAAAGGAAGTTTGCTTTAAGAAGTTTTGCAGTAATTGCGGGGCTTTAATTGTCAGATAAAGACATAAAGGAGGGAGCATTTAAGTGGTCTGTGGCCAGcagctgtatttaaaaatattttatttttttgaaaaggtaatACACACggtacaaaattcaaaaagaCACAAAAGGGGATACAGTGAAAAGTCCCAATCCTGTACCCATGTACCCTGTCACCCTCCCCACAAACCACTgttgtttctaagaatttacccTACAGGTATGATCCATAGATATAATGTGAAATAACATACAAgaatgttcattacagcattactTATAAATAGCAAGAGATAGGAAACAATGGAAACATCTGTCAATAGGGGACTGATTACAAACTATGATTGATCCATTCAGTGGAATAGCATACAATTACAATATAGAACGAGACAACTCTTTATGTGAAAATACggattaagtgaaaaaagcaaagtgcAGAACAGCATGCATAGAGTGGTCTTTGTGTTTTGATACGAAGAAATCCGTGTATGTGCATGAAGTTTTTCTGGAAGGGTGAGCAGGAAGGCGAGGGTTGAGAGGAGGCACAGTGCCAGCAGGTGTACTGAAGAGTGGTAAGAAGTTCTCTGAACCGTGGGGCGTAAGGAGAGTGGCGAGGGTGAGGTCAGCAGATACCCAGCTGTCTTCCCCCTTTCTTTAGATAAATAGCAGCATATATTACACTTTGTTATGTGACCTTCTTTCCCCCCTTCGTCTGGTTTGGATTTCTTATCAAGGCATTtacagccacttttttttttttcctccttttttaggCCTCCGTTTCAACTAATAGTTTCTAATCTTTTACTGTTACAAgtaatgctataataaataacCTCTGACGTGTGTCGTTTCACATTTGGTGAGAAATATCTGAAGGTTAAATTCCTAGAAGATTCAAAGACTAAGAGCTTTTATAAGTTTGAAAGACGTTGCCATATTATCCTTTTCAGAAGTTCTATCAGTTTCCGTCCCTGTTAGCTGTGTATGTGAGTGCCTCTTTCATCAGATGCTTGCAGACTAGGAGTCTTAAACGTTTTGATCCTTGCCAAtctgacaatttttaaaaagtatctcagtgtggttttaattcacatttcttttattacGAAAGAAGGTCAGAATATTTTCACATGTGTAAGAACTATATAGTTTTGTTGGCTGAAAACATCTTAGCTAGTAGAGTGACCTAGGGCAAATTGTTTAAACTCTTgtgtgtctcaatttcctcagcTGTAAGTTGGGAATAAAAAATAGTCAGTAGGATTGTTGGATGATTAAATGAAATTTGTGTCCAGCactcaacacagtgcctggcacataacaggcaTTCGGAAGTTATTATGGGATGGCTGACAATCAGAGCAACTGCTAGGACAGGACagattaaattaagaaaatgacatTCGTCCCTATGTCTTCAGGCGCATGGAGTCTCGTTCATTTACATTGCCTTTCATCAGACAAATGCAAAGGCAGAGCTTCCCTTGTCTCAGAAGAAGAAGGAACCTTTTCCCATTGGATCGCAATCCTAGGCTATTGGCAGAGTTGGCAAGAGGGTAGGCACAGCCTCATGTCTAATAATTAGACTTAGCCAACATGGTAAAGAAATTTGgtttaatatgaaataaaaacaaaaacagaaaagcccAGATGTACATCTTTTTATTCCACAATGGTTCTAAACTCCTGGCTGGCCAAGGTTGGAGTGGGTCTCTACTTGTAAACTGAGAGGGATAGCAGCCATcccatttttgaaagaaagatggCAGGGGCATCTGAGAATACAGAAACAACATAGGAAATCTGGCTTCCCCTAAATAAGACTACACTGTATCTCACAAGCTAGAAAATAGGCCCCTTTATTTTTAGTACCTCAAAACTGGCATCCACAAAAGGGAACCCAGGAGAGATTCGTTTCCTGTAAGAAGCAGTATGTATTTAATACAGGTCTTCGGAGATGGGCACCCTGTCCTGCGGCAGCCTTTGCTGGGTGCACGCGAATTATCATGGGTAGATGGTGAGTGTTTACCCGAAGTTACTGAACGTTTTCTTTAGACTTGTTGAAAGCCTTGGCTCCCCCTTTCTTAACAACTCCCCGTATTTTTCATATTGCCCTCTTGCTGCTTTCTTAGGCTTCTTGTTCCCCTTCACTCGTGTCTCTACACTCAGCAAGCTGGTATCAGTTTTTGCTCTTCCGAGATGAGCTGAGCTGATCTGCTCCTCCCTGGGGCCACAGAACTGCTATTGGATGGAGCTGTGGCAAAATCTGGCCCAGACCGGATTGGCTGAGTGAAGTGTTGGTTCTCTGGAGGCGGCCTTGGAGtcactccccaaccccccccccccccaatcctttTTTGCTCAAGAGATACTGAAGGACCATCCCTGGGCAGATGTGACCTCTGACCCAGTTGTGGAATCATCAGGATGTCCTGTGGATCATGGCTGGGAAAGGGTATCTGCAATGTGAGTCCGAGTGACCTTGCGTGTTTGCACAGCTTGAGGGGGTGGATGAGGGCCATCCTTTAGGAAGCATCCATAGCAAGGCCAGGACAAATGGCAGACTGGTCCTCATGGCCAGTGGCTGAAGCATTAAAGCATTTGGTGGTGTTTGAGCCAAGCAAGGGCACGGCAGCATGAAGGCAGTGACAGAAGCTCAGCCAGAGCCTAAGCTGGGAGAGATGAAAAGCAGGCGGGGCTGGCTGGGAGCTGGGCTGCAGGGCCTTCTGCCTGCTTCTTCACGGTGTCTTCCCAGCTAGGAAAGCCTTCTCGAGGCCCCTGCCTGTGTGGCCTGGGCCCATTTCCAGGTAGCTGCCCACACTGAGCCCTCACTGCTATTCCTTGGAGGTACAGTGTGGGGGGCCGGCCTCGGCCACATAACCTGGGGAGCAATGGCAGCGGTAGGAGCCCTCGGTGTTCTCGCAGTGACCGTGGGCACAGAGCGCAGCAGGCCCGTTCAAGTCGTCACACTCATTGATATctaagaggaagggaaggaagagagagctgTGGGgaacccaggtgcctctgctctTGTGGTCACTAAgcaccagcccctgccccacagtGGAATCCTACATGTGGCAGCCAGGAGCTGAGGTCATTGCCCCAAATTAGGCAAGTCAGAGACACAAAGCAGGTGGTAGTGAACCCATCCTGTGCTCCTGGACAGTGACCATGCTCTTTTGTCCCTGCCTTTCTTCTCTCTAGGAACCTCCCTGGAAAGGGCTTTCTATACACAACAGGAGACCTTCCTTTGGTGCGGTCTCACCACTTGGCCTGGTTCCAGACAGCCCCACTAGGGGGCAGCAGTGTATGTTCCACTCTCAAGGTCAGCCTTGTATTCCTCAGCGAGCGGTGGGCCAGTCTGACCTTTCCACCTGGAGCCATCAGGGCCATCCTGCTCCCTGGGCCACTCACATCACAACTTACCCACGCAGGCCATGTGGGCCATGTCCAGCTGGAAGCCCTCAAAGCAGTCACAGGTGTagccctccctcactcgcacacAGCGGCCGTTCTCACAGCCGTTCAGGATGCCGCATTCCTCTGCCTGAAGCCCTTCGAAGCCGGCCTGGTGCTCTGGTAGGAGGGAGTCAGAAGGAAGCTGAGGCCTTGCACCCAGCCTTGGGAGCCTCACCCTCCACTATGAAGGTTGCTCCTTTTGGAATCCTAAGGTCAGGGTTGGGAGGGTCTAAAACTCTCACAGAGATGCTAAAACAAAAGGCACTACCCTTAAGAGAGAATTATGTGTCATTACTTTATGGTGGCAGAGACCTGCGGTACTTTAAATGTGAGCTCCGGAAGGTTGAGACTCCTTGCTCTCATAGTGCCAGGGTTCCCGAGCAGGTGGGTGTCTATATAGTGTTGGTTTTGTGGTTGGTGGTGGTTAAAATCTTTAGATGGTTTTTTGTGGGGAGGAGATTGGCAGCAAAAGGGGATTACCCTCACCCAACACGAAGCAAAACTTAGGGATCTGCTTAACCCTCTCCTCTTTAAGCAGGTCCCAACCCCTGAGAAAGACCGGATCCCTGGTCCCCGTGAAGCCTTTGTCTGGTACAGTGGCCTGTGCCTGGGACAGCTACCACATCCATTGCACAGGTGCCAGGCCTGACTTCTTCATTAGAATTCAAGTCCTATATGCTGGGGTCCTTGCCACTTACAAACCGAGTCACCACAGTGGACCTCTAAAGTGATTAGAAATCCTGAATGCACATTTCAGGTCACGAGTGTGAGCCTGTAGACCAGGTTATTCTGCACACCGTGGGTGGtatggagggagagagacggacCGGAGTGTACctgctttctcttgctctctcaaccCCCACAGGGAAGTTTTTGAGGTTGGGATGGTGTCCTGTCCTGTACCTCTTTGGTTCATCAGAGTTGTTTGGGTCTGACCCAGGCATTTGGAGTTGTCCCTTGAGTGACCTGTGAGAGGGCTGGCTGGGTCTTTTCCCACCCCGGGCCTCACCCCGCTGGCAGCGATTAGTAGGTAGAGGAGATGGCAGTGAAACCATTTTGGTGCCCGCCGCTTCCCCATTTTTGCAGCAACACAGACCTGGGTGGCTGGCCACGTAGTGGGGCTGGAGTTCTGAGGGCTGCAGGGGGGGCTCAAGAACTGGTAGGTGGTCCCCTGGGCGGCTGGCTGTGTTGGGGAAGGGTGGCTCTGGGACGGTGTCCTCGGGACCCAGGTAGTTGTAGAAGGGGGCCCCGTCTGGGCCGTAGAGGCTGTAATGCAGGTCCTCGGGCCCGGGGCCGTACTCATAGCCTGGCCGGAAGTGGACTCCAGCCTCCCGCTCGGCTTCGATCCGGGCCACGTTGCACAGCTGAGCGTAGACCTctgtcagggaggagggagagaggatgctGCCAGGCTCTTGAGAGCTAAAGCCTGGAGTGTGGTTCCCAGGCTCATTTCCCCGGGGAGAGGGAGCATGCTGGGACTGGTGTCCTCTGGGAGTTCCTGACAGCGCTCTCCTCgtcaccccagcccctcccccactctgtccccagaCAATAGAGATGGAAGATGGCCACACTCTGATTGCTCTACTCCTAAATCCCTCCTTCCCAGGTGAGGGCATTTCCTTCCCtggggcccctcccccccccccccccccccccccaggcaggcACGGGtcacccttctcaccagagctCCTGGGGGGGCACAGGGCACACTGCTGGCTCCAGGCCTCGCCATCCTGACAGCAGCATTCTGTGTAGGTGGTGCGGCGCCCGTGCAGGGGTTGGCTGCACACATAATTGGTGACTCTTTTCCAGCAGATGTCCATGTGGATGTCGTGGTCAGGCAGGTCCTCTGGTGGCACAGCGCACAGGGGCACGTGAGCCCTCCCGGCCCAGATTCAGTCCCCCCACCGCTGCCCCGCCACTCCAGGCCTACTGACCCGTGCCGCCGGTGCTGTTCACGCAGCGCTGCTGGCCGAGGTCCAGGGTGAGCGGGGGGCTGCAGAAGCAGTGGAAAGAGCCTTCAGTGTTCACACACTCACCGTTCTCGCAGACCATGTCCTGGCACTCGTCATGATCTGTGGTGGCAGAAAGACGGAAGGGGGATGTGGGGGGCAGTACCAAGGCGGCTTGCCCGCGGACCGCCTTCGTGGAAGGGGGTTTTCTTGTAACTGACAATGAAGAGGTGGCaccctgcttccccctcccccccccccgcccgaccCAGTCcagtctggggagggggggagcccTCCCCAGGGATGCCTTTCCAACAGGTGTCCAGCTCCCCTCACCTCAGACCTGCCTGCTGCTGTGGGAGCTCCCAGCAAGAATGGGGCtggctggtgggggctggggcggggaggggcggtgTGTGTCCTCACCCTCACACTTCCTGTGGGCGGCGTTGTAGTGGTAGCCGGGATGGCACAGGCAGATGTAGCCGGGCACCGTGTTGAGGCACCGGCCGTTCTGGCAGAGCCCAGGCCCGAACATCACACACTCGTCCGCATCTGCGGGAGGGCGGAGCCGAGGTGAGAAGCAGTGCGAAGCAGAACGTGATACTAAGGGCTCCAAAGCCAGACCTGCTGGGTTTGGGTCCCGGCGCTGCCACTTGGCAGTCaggtgactttgggcaacttGTTCAGGTCTCCTTGCCTCAGTCTCCTACCTAAAAATATGTGGATGCTATTACTCAATCTCTCACaattgttatgaagattaagAGGTTAATATATGTAGGTGCTTCCATAGCACTTGGCAGGTAGCAAGCACTTAAGGAaagctgcttctgtttctgtgatttCCTTCTCCGGCCTCAGGATTAGGATGCGGAAGGGCTCGTGCCGGAACTGCCCACTTTGAGTGTGGGTTCCCCCAAAGTTGCTGGCTTTCTAAGTGAGACCAGGGAGATAAGCAGCTGCCTCGGTATATAGCAGTACTTCCCACTCTGTCCCTATGCCCCAGGCCTGGGTTAGTCAAGGCGTCATAGTTTATTCCGGAGGGTTCGGCCTcgggggagcagagggagctcAGGTCAGAACTTCAGCTACACATCCATAGGTAGTCAGCCCCAAGGACAGGAACCAGGGAGccagctgggaggctggggctTCATGCAGAGCTTCCCTGGGGACCCTCCCGGAGGACCAGGCCGGGCCCGCTCGGGTGAGTG
Protein-coding regions in this window:
- the ISCA2 gene encoding iron-sulfur cluster assembly 2 homolog, mitochondrial — its product is MAAARGLSLMAVALRVVTPWARGRLLAASRGPQARREASSSSSEAGEGQIHLTDSCVQRLLEITEGSEFLRLEVEGGGCSGFQYKFSLDTVINPDDRVFEQGGARVVVDSDSLAFVKGAQVDFSQELIRSSFQVLNNPQAQQGCSCGSSFSVKL